In a genomic window of Erigeron canadensis isolate Cc75 chromosome 5, C_canadensis_v1, whole genome shotgun sequence:
- the LOC122600334 gene encoding protein trichome birefringence-like 13 encodes MASNHHIKKPQSQSSSTTYFYTFTSIIILTTLFLITSHYLTSTSSPPIIRIEPINQYAPTTSSPPCDYSEGKWFYDPTVRSYRYDETCKEIYKGWNCISGNRSGAKEILKWRWQPNHCALPSFDPRRFLDSYRDISIGFVGDSLNRNMFVSLFCSLRRVAGDVKKWRPAGADRGYTFLKYNLTIAYHRTNLLAHYGRWSANPKGGELESLGFKEGYRVDIDIPEGTWAEAPSFHDILIYNTGHWWWAPSKFDPVKSPMLFHENGQPLVPPLSPDIGLDMVLRRMISYVEEKARPGTVLFFRTQSPRHFEGGDWYEGGSCARSEPLSTGEVEQFFSVENNGTNVETRLVNEHLYEAIKGTSFRLLDVTSMSEYRADAHPSSAGGKKHDDCMHWCLPGITDTWNDLFIAHLSSIKVRN; translated from the exons ATGGCATCAAACCACCACATCAAAAAACCTCAGTCACAATCCTCATCAACAACCTACTTCTACACATTCACCTCAATCATCATTCTCACAACTCTCTTTCTCATAACTTCACACTACCTCACTTCCACCTCGTCTCCTCCAATTATTCGTATCGAACCGATTAATCAATACGCTCCAACAACGTCATCTCCACCGTGCGATTACTcggaaggaaagtggttttatgATCCAACGGTTAGATCTTACCGGTATGATGAAACATGTAAGGAGATATATAAAGGATGGAATTGTATTTCTGGTAATAGATCTGGTGCTAAGGAAATTCTTAAGTGGCGTTGGCAGCCTAATCATTGTGCTCTTCCGTCTTTCGATCCGCGTCGGTTTCTCGATTCTTATCGAGATATTAGTATCG GGTTTGTTGGTGACTCGTTAAATAGAAACATGTTTGTTTCTCTATTCTGTTCCCTGAGACGTGTTGCTGGTGATGTGAAGAAGTGGCGTCCTGCTGGAGCTGACCGTGGATATACTTTTCTGAAATACAACCTCACAATTGCATATCACCGAACTAATTTGTTGGCACATTATGGTAG GTGGTCGGCCAATCCCAAGGGCGGTGAGTTGGAATCTCTTGGGTTTAAGGAGGGTTACAGAGTTGATATAGATATACCTGAAGGAACATGGGCAGAGGCTCCAAGTTTTCATGATATACTCATCTATAACACTGGCCACTG GTGGTGGGCCCCTTCCAAGTTTGATCCTGTGAAATCCCCTATGCTTTTTCATGAAAACGGTCAGCCACTAGTACCGCCTTTATCTCCAGACATTGGGCTTGATATGGTTTTAAGACGCATG ATATCATATGTGGAAGAAAAGGCAAGACCAGGGACAGTTCTATTTTTTCGCACTCAATCTCCTCGGCATTTTGAAGGTGGTGACTGGTATGAAGGTGGTTCCTGTGCACGTTCAGAGCCATTATCAACTGGGGAG GTTGAGCAGTTCTTCTCTGTGGAGAACAATGGGACGAATGTGGAAACACGCCTTGTGAATGAACACCTATATGAAGCCATTAAAGGCACTTCTTTTCGGTTACTGGATGTCACAAGTATGAGCGAGTATAGAGCAGATGCCCATCCTTCTTCAGCTGGTGGAAAGAAACACGATGATTGTATGCACTGGTGCTTACCTGGCATTACAGATACTTGGAATGATTTGTTCATCGCACATCTAAGTAGCATTAAGGTACGAAACTGA
- the LOC122600532 gene encoding probable xyloglucan endotransglucosylase/hydrolase protein 10, with amino-acid sequence MINFNSIFLCGIFLLQTIGTSFATVVSTGDFNKDFFVTWSPSHVNTSADGRSRSLKLDQKSGSAFASNDMFLFGQIDMPIKLVPGNSAGTVLAFYLTSDQPNRDEIDFEFLGNVFGQPYILQTNIYADGFDNREERINLWFDPTKDFHTYSILWNIHQIVFMVDFVPVRTYRNHADKGVAYPKWQPMSIKLSLWDGSSWATRGGKDKIDWSKSPFIASFGNYTIDACVWKGNARFCRADSSSNWWNKEELSSLTWKQRRLFKWVRRYHLTYDYCQDNKRFQNNLPKECHLPKY; translated from the exons ATGATTAACTTCAACTCCATTTTCCTTTGTGGGATTTTTCTCTTGCAAACAATAGGAACTTCCTTTGCTACGGTAGTTTCAACCGGAGATTTCAATAAAGACTTCTTTGTGACATGGTCTCCTAGCCATGTCAACACTTCTGCGGATGGTCGATCAAGAAGCTTGAAGCTCGATCAAAAATCAG GTTCGGCTTTTGCATCTAATGACATGTTTTTGTTTGGCCAAATTGACATGCCAATCAAGTTGGTACCGGGTAACTCGGCAGGAACAGTCTTGGCATTCTAT CTTACATCCGACCAGCCTAATCGAGATGAAATAGACTTCGAGTTCCTAGGAAATGTCTttggacagccttatattcttcAAACAAATATATACGCTGATGGTTTTGACAACAGAGAAGAGAGGATTAACCTCTGGTTTGATCCCACAAAGGATTTTCATACCTATTCCATTTTGTGGAATATTCACCAGATTGT GTTCATGGTGGACTTTGTTCCAGTAAGAACATATAGGAACCATGCAGACAAAGGAGTGGCGTATCCTAAATGGCAGCCAATGAGTATCAAGCTCAGCCTATGGGATGGCAGCAGCTGGGCGACACGTGGCGGGAAAGACAAAATTGACTGGTCAAAAAGCCCTTTCATTGCATCGTTTGGAAATTATACGATTGATGCCTGTGTATGGAaggggaatgcaaggttttgcAGAGCAGATAGCTCGAGCAATTGGTGGAACAAAGAGGAGTTGAGTTCTTTAACATGGAAACAGAGGAGATTGTTCAAATGGGTCAGGAGATATCACCTTACTTATGATTATTGCCAGGATAACAAAAGATTTCAAAACAATCTCCCTAAAGAATGTCATCTTCCAAAGTATTGA
- the LOC122600004 gene encoding uncharacterized protein LOC122600004, translating to MDPCPYARIIVGSLALKFSGAGAGAAPAAYCKIKLKNNPTQIAEITSITDGEVNDQVQGCFNLKKSEFEKANLLKIEVYSGRVKNKPVCGFGSGKLLGIVTVGLDSESVCQNGWVDIGDGKMVQLHLSIRVERDPRFVFEFDGEPECSPQVFQVNGNVRQAVFTCKFSFRNNREHNLRSDSSLSESKNGKSWLKSIRSEKEKPVNERKGWSVTIHDLSGSPVAMASMVTPFVPSNGTNSVSRTNPGAWLVLRPGHNTWKPWGRLEAWREPKQKDSLGYRFELLPDATISGLDPVTLSTSTINSKTGGKFVIDMSNGSSPMSTPNGSFGSGSGSGSEFEFGLWAHLMYQGFVMSSSVGEKPEVEVGVQHVTCTEDAAAFVALAAAIDLSVDACQPFSRKLRKELRHDGE from the exons ATGGATCCGTGTCCTTACGCTCGAATAATCGTCGGAAGTCTAGCCTTAAAGTTTTCCGGCGCCGGCGCCGGAGCTGCTCCGGCGGCTTACTGCAAGATTAAACTGAAAAATAACCCGACCCAGATAGCGGAAATTACTTCTATCACAGATGGTGAAGTGAATGATCAAGTTCAAGGgtgttttaatttgaaaaaatcgGAGTTTGAGAAAGCGAATTTGTTAAAGATTGAGGTGTATTCGGGTCGGGTCAAGAATAAACCGGTTTGTGGATTCGGGTCGGGTAAGTTGTTGGGGATTGTGACGGTGGGTTTGGATAGTGAGTCGGTTTGTCAGAATGGGTGGGTTGATATTGGTGATGGGAAGATGGTTCAATTGCATTTGAGTATTCGGGTCGAACGTGACCCGAGATTCGTATTTGAGTTTGATGGTGAACCCGAATGTAGCCCGCAAGTTTTTCAAGTTAATGGGAATGTCCGCCAAGCTGTTTTCACTTGTAAATTCAGTTTCAGAAATAACAGAGAACACAATTTGAGATCCGA CTCGTCTTTATCGGAATCAAAAAACGGAAAAAGTTGGTTGAAATCGATAAGAAGTGAAAAAGAAAAGCCGGTGAACGAGAGAAAAGGATGGTCAGTAACTATCCATGATCTCTCGGGATCGCCCGTTGCGATGGCGAGTATGGTAACACCGTTTGTCCCATCAAACGGGACAAACAGTGTCAGCCGGACGAATCCAGGTGCTTGGCTGGTACTCAGACCAGGCCACAACACCTGGAAGCCGTGGGGCCGTTTAGAGGCCTGGAGGGAGCCTAAACAAAAAGACTCCCTCGGTTACCGGTTTGAGCTACTTCCTGATGCAACGATCAGTGGGCTCGACCCGGTAACTTTATCGACATCCACAATAAATTCAAAAACGGGTGGAAAGTTTGTTATTGACATGAGTAATGGGAGTTCGCCCATGTCAACCCCAAACGGGAGTTTCGGGTCCGGGTCAGGATCCGGGTCGGAGTTTGAATTCGGGTTGTGGGCACATTTGATGTACCAAGGGTTTGTGATGTCATCATCGGTTGGGGAGAAGCCGGAGGTTGAAGTAGGGGTACAGCACGTGACATGCACGGAGGATGCGGCTGCGTTTGTTGCATTGGCGGCTGCTATAGATTTGAGTGTGGATGCTTGCCAGCCGTTCTCTAGGAAACTCCGAAAGGAACTAAGGCATGACGGCGAATGA